In Panthera uncia isolate 11264 chromosome B4, Puncia_PCG_1.0, whole genome shotgun sequence, one genomic interval encodes:
- the LOC125918659 gene encoding 60S ribosomal protein L7-like 1, which produces MAEQEQRKKIPLVPENLLKKRKAYQALKATQAKQALLDKKEQKKGKEVKFKRLEWFLHDSWRQQRDRVRLRRLEVKPRGLEVPDKHSLAFVVRIQRINGVSSLLQRTIARLRLKKIFSGVFFRVTPQTIKTLHIVEPYVAWGFPNLKSVRELILKRGQAKVKNKTIPLTDNTVIEEHLGKYGVICLEDLIHEIAFPGKNFQAICDFLRPFHLSVARHATKNRVGFLKEVGLPGYRGERINQLIRQLN; this is translated from the coding sequence ATGGCGGagcaagagcaaagaaaaaagattcctttgGTTCCAGAAAATCTCCTGAAAAAGAGGAAGGCGTATCAGGCCCTTAAAGCCACTCAAGCGAAGCAGGCACTTTTGGACAAGAaggagcagaagaaaggaaaagaggtcaAGTTTAAGCGACTGGAATGGTTCCTACATGATTCCTGGCGGCAGCAACGCGACAGGGTGCGCCTCAGACGACTAGAAGTGAAACCTCGCGGTTTGGAAGTGCCGGATAAACATTCCTTGGCCTTTGTTGTACGCATCCAAAGGATTAATGGGGTGAGTTCACTGTTGCAGAGGACCATTGCAAGGCTTCGCCTGAAGAAGATTTTCAGTGGTGTCTTTTTCAGAGTGACCCCCCAGACCATAAAAACGCTGCATATAGTGGAACCGTATGTGGCCTGGGGATTTCCAAATCTGAAGTCTGTCCGGGAACTCATCTTGAAACGTGGACAAGCCAAGGTCAAGAATAAAACCATCCCTTTGACAGACAACACAGTGATTGAGGAGCATCTGGGGAAGTACGGTGTTATTTGCTTGGAAGACCTCATTCATGAAATTGCCTTTCCGGGGAAGAATTTCCAGGCCATTTGTGACTTCTTACGTCCTTTCCATCTCTCAGTGGCCCGTCATGCTACCAAGAATAGAGTGGGCTTTCTCAAGGAGGTGGGCTTACCAGGCTATCGAGGCGAACGCATCAATCAGCTCATTCGGCAGCTGAATTAA